The Triticum urartu cultivar G1812 unplaced genomic scaffold, Tu2.1 TuUngrouped_contig_2661, whole genome shotgun sequence genome contains a region encoding:
- the LOC125527036 gene encoding cell number regulator 2-like, whose amino-acid sequence MASSWSTGIFGCCDDVSGCCLTCFCPCVAFGRIAHIVDKGTSSCCVRGTAYMLLAWVGLGCLCSCCYRSKMREQYGLKEKPCADCCVHFFCDPCALCQEYRELKSHGFDMSLGWHANIERMGKSAPTAAPQAYPGMTR is encoded by the exons ATGGCCTCCTCGTGGTCCACCGGCATCTTCGGCTGCTGCGACGATGTCAGCGGCT GCTGCCTGACGTGCTTCTGCCCGTGCGTCGCCTTCGGGCGGATCGCCCACATCGTCGACAAGGGAACCTCGT CTTGCTGTGTGCGCGGGACGGCGTACATGCTGCTGGCCTGGGTGGGGCTGGGCTGCCTCTGCTCCTGCTGCTACCGCTCCAAGATGCGGGAGCAGTACGGGCTCAAGGAGAAGCCCTGCGCTGACTGCTGCGTCCACTTCTTCTGCGACCCCTGTGCCCTCTGCCAGGAGTACCGCGAGCTCAAGAGCCACGGATTCGACATGAGCCTCG GGTGGCACGCGAACATTGAGAGGATGGGGAAGAGCGCTCCGACTGCTGCGCCTCAGGCTTACCCAGGGATGACTCGCTAG